Below is a window of Clavibacter michiganensis subsp. tessellarius DNA.
CTCGAGCTTGTAGGAGTAGTGCGGGTCGTCGAGCCCGCGGCCGTTGGGCACGTAGAGGCTCCAGAGGCGGACGCCCGCGACGGTCGCGCCCATCGCGCGCGCCTCGAGCGGCGGCTGGCCGGAGGCGTCGGGCTTGCCGAAGCGCGGCATCCCCTCGAAGGTCGTCACGACGTCCTCGAGCGGCAGGCGGCTCGCGATCGCGACGCCGTTCCACTGGCTGAGCCCGTGCACGGCGACCTCGTAGCCGGCCTCCTCGAACGCCGCCATCGGGAACTGCTCGGGCCTGCACTTGATCTCCTGCATGGCCAGCACGTCGACGTCCTCGCGCACGAGCCAGTCGACGACGCGGCCCACGCGGGTGCGGATGGAGTTGACGTTCCAGGTGGCGACGCGCATGCGTCCACGGTACCGGGAGCGGGGGACCGGCCCGGCCGCGCGGGTGCGCGTGCCCGGTCGCGTGCGCGTGCGCGTGCCCGGTCGCCCGTGCCGTGCCGTGCCGTGCCGTGCCGTGCCGTGCGGTGCCGTGCGGTGCGGGAGGGGCGGATCAGCCGATGCTGCCGACGCGCACCGTGACGGTCGCGAGCGCCGCGGCGTCCGGGCCGACGGCCTCGGCGAGGCGCGCGCGGATCGCGTCGACGGCGGCGCGCGCGGTGTCGCTCGCGCGGCCTGCCGCATCCACCGCGATGGACGCCTGCACGAGCACGGTGCCCTCGCCCGTCTCGACGGTGACGAGCTGCTCGGCCGCGGTCGAGGATCCGGCGACGACGCCCTCCACGACCTGCTGGGCGACGAGCAGCACGGGCGAGCGCGGCGCGAAGACGTCGGCCACGCCCGGGACGCCGCGGAGCACGGCGGTGAGGTCGCGGGACAGGTCGGCGGGGTCGGGGAGCGGGATCGGCACGGGGGCCCGCGCCGGCGACGCGTCGTCGTCGAGGGTCATCGTCCTGCCTCCTCCTCGGGCGCCGGTCGCGCCTGCACGTCCACCACGGTCACGTCGATGGCCTCGACGCGCAGCTCGGTGTGCCGGAGCAGGGCCGCGTGGACCCGCTCCCGCACGCGCTGCGCCAGCTCGGGCAGCGGATCGCCCCACACGACGCTCATGGTGAGCGCGACCCGGACCGGCTCGCCCGCCCGCGTCACGTCGCCGTCGAGGGTGCACCGGCCGATGAGCACGCCCGGCACCTCGTCGCCCGCCTGCCGCACGAGGGTGCGCACGGCGCCCTCGGTGAGCGCGAGGCGGACGCCCGGGTCCGGATGCGAGAGCGGGATGTCGCGCCCGGCCCGCGACTCGCGGCTGATGTGCGCGAGCACGCCGCGGAAGAAGTCGTCGCCCGGGGCGTCGGCCTCCTCGGCCTCGGCCTCCACGAGCTCGCGGCCGAGGTCGCGCATGTGCTCGAGGGCGCGGAGCGCGTTGCGGGTGTCGGGGTCGTCCTCGTAGGCGGCGATGCGCGGGGTGCGCCCGCGGTCGAGGTAGTCGGCGAGGGCGACCATGTCGACGGGGTCGCCGTCGGCGTCCGGCGCGGGAGCCGGAGCGGCGTCGGCCGGAGGGACCACGGGCGCGGCGTCGGCCGGCGGGACCACGGGCGCGGCGTCGGCCGGCGGCACCACGGGCGCGGCCGGATCCGCGGGGACGCCCGGCTGCACGGGCTGCACGGCCTGCGCGGGGCCCGCGGGCACCCCCGGCTGCACGGGCTCGGCGGGCCCCACGGGCAGGCGCTCCCCGGGATCCCCCGGTCCGATGCCGCTCATCGCCACGCCTCCATGCTCGTCATCACCGTGGTGCGCGCCCGGGACAGCCGGCCGCGGATGGTCGAGGGCGTCGCGCCCAGCCTCTCGGCGATCTCCTCGTAGGAGAAGCCTCCCACCTCGCGCAGCATCCACACCTCGCGCTGCTCGCGCGGCAGGGCGTCGAGGACGACCGCGAGCGCGCGCATCTGCGACGACGTCTCGGCGTCGCGCTCCGGCGAGGTGAGGCGGTCGGCTATCTCGTGGTCGTCGATGTCGTCGACGGGGCGGCGGGCGCGGATCCGGTCGATGGACTTGCGGCTGACGATCTGCAGCAGCCAGCTCTTCACGCGGTGCGGCTTCTCGAGCGTCGGCAGCCGGTCCCACGCGGTGATGAGCGCCTCCTGCACGGCGTCGTCGGCGTCGGCGCGGGATCCCGTGAGCCGGATCGCGAAGGCCCGCATGTAGGAGGCGTGCCGGCGGACCAGCACCTCGAAGGCCCGGGCGTCGCCGTCGGCCGCGCGCTCGGCGAGGATGCCGTCGCCCGCGTCCTGCAGGGAGGAGGAGAGGGCCATGCCGTACCTCCGTGTGCGCTGGGAGACGAGCGGATCCGGATCCGGTCCGTGACGAACCGGGGACGAGCCCCGTCTGCTCCATGAGTACCACAGCAGACGCCCGTCCGACGGGCCCCGACGGCGAGGAATCCCATGAGCGACACGAACCCCAGCACCCCCACCCCGGCCGACGTCACGCGCGTGGCGCCCGCATCCGCCGGCGCCGTCGCGCCCGGGGCGCTCGCCGAGGGCGACACCGTCGTCACCGACGGCGTCGTCGCGAAGGTCGCGGGCCTCGCCGTCCGCGACATCCCCGGCGTCCACGCGCTCGGCGGCGGTGCGGCCCGCGTCATCGGCCAGCTCCGCGACCGCATCGGCCAGACGGACCTCACGCAGGGCATCTCGGTCGAGGCCGAGGAGGCGGGCGTCTCCTTCCAGGTGACGCTCGTCGCCGAGTACGGCGTGCCGCTCCAGGACGTGGCCGCCGACGTGCGCGCCGCCATCACGGACGCCGTCACCGAGCTCGTCGGCCGGTCGGTCACGCGGGTCGACGTGACGATCGCCGACATCGTGCTGCCGGGCGAGGGGTCCGACGACGACGCCGAGGCGCCCGCGGTCTGATCCATCCGCACCGCCGACGGGCCGTCGATCCTGGCGATCGGCGGCCCGTCGTCGCGCGGGCGTCCCGATGGTCTCGGATCCGGCGGGCGTACCGTCGGGGGATGACCGACGACACCGCTGCCGCGCCCGCCTCCGCCCCCGCATCCGACGGGCCGCCCCGCGTGGCGCTGCTCGGCACCGGCGTGATGGGGTCCGGCATGAGCCGCTCGATCCTCCGCGCGGGCCTCCCGCTCACCGTCTGGAACCGCAGCGCGGAGCGCGCCGCGCCCCTCGCGGACGACGGCGCGACCGTCGCGGCGACGGCCGCGGACGCCGTGCGCGACGCCGACGTCGTGGTCGTCATGCTGTTCGACCAGGATGCCGTGCTCGAGGTCCTCGCCGACGTCGCGCCCGCGCTCCGCCCCGACGCCGTCGTGCTCCAGTCGTCCACCGTGGGCGTCGAGGGCACCCGGCGGATCGCCGCGCTCGCCGCCGAGCACGGCATCCGGTTCGTGGACGCGCCCGTGCTCGGCACGCGCGGCCCCGCCGAGCAGGGCCTCCTCGTGCACCTCGTCTCCGGATCCGCCGACGACCTCGCCGTCGCGCGCCCCGTGCTCGAGGCGACCGGCTCGCGCACCGTCGTGGCCGGCGACGCCGCCGGTCCCGGATCCGCGCTCAAGCTCGCCTGCAACGCGTGGATCGCGTCCATCACGGCCGCGACCGGCCAGTCGCTCGGACTCGCCCGGCTGCTCGGCGTCGAGCCGCGCCTCTTCCTCGACGCGATCGCGGGCGGCGCCGCCGACACCCCGTACGCGCACCTCAAGGGCGGGTCGATGCTCGCCGGCGAGCTCGCGCCCTCGTTCGCGCTCGACGGCCTGCTCAAGGACGTGACGCTCATGCTCGCCGCGCTCGACGGCGCCGACGCGCACGACTTCGACACCGCGATGCTCGAGGCGCTCCGCGAGACGTACGCGGAGGCGTCCGCCGCGGGTCACGGTGGCGACGACGTGGCCGCGGTGGGCACGGTGTTCGGCCTGCCGGCCGCGTCCGACGCCTGATCCGGTCGGCGTCGCGCCCGCCCGTCGCTCCGGGCGGCGCGGTGCCCCGCCCGTAGGATCGGCTGCGTGACGACCTCCGACGCGCGCCAGCAGCTCATCGACCACATCAAGCGGGACGCCGTCTTCCACGGCGACTTCACGCTGACGAGCGGCAAGAAGGCGACCTACTACGTCGACCTCCGCCGCGTGAGCCTCGACCACCGCGTCGCGCCGCTCATCGGGCAGGTCATGCTCGACCTCATCGCGGACGTGCCCGACGTCGCCGCGGTCGGCGGGCTCACGATGGGCGCGGATCCCATCGCCGCCGCGATCCTGCACCAGGGCGCCGCGGTCGGCCGCGGCTACGACGCGTTCGTCGTCCGCAAGGAGCCCAAGGACCACGGCCGCGGCCGCCAGGTCGAGGGGCCGGACCTGCAGGGCACGCGCGTCATCGTCGTCGAGGACACCTCCACCACCGGCGGATCCCCGCTGAAGGCCATCGAGGCGCTCGAGAAGGTGGGCGCGGAGATCGCCGCGGTCGCCGTGGTCGTCGACCGCTCGACCGACGCCCGCGCGGTGATCGAGGCCGCGGGCCACCGCTACCTGTACGCCATCGGCCTCGAGGACCTGGGGCTCGCCTAGTGGACGGGCAGGCGCCTCCCGGCGGCGGATCCGGCGACGACCGCGATCGCAGCGGCGACGACGACCCGTTCGCGGTCCGTCCCGCCACGGACGCGGACCGGGAGCGGCCCGTCCGCCCGCTCTCGCCGATCGGCTGGGGGCGCTCCGCGGACGTCGAGCCCGAGCCCGCCGACCGCGACGACGCGCGGCAGCGGCAGGCGGAGGCCGACGAGATCGCCGCCGCGCAGGAGGAGGGCATCGACCCCGCTCCCGCCGACGCGCCGACGGCCCCCGCGGACGACATCCTCGCGGGCATCGCGCCGCTCGACCCGACGGAGGACGCCGACCGGATCGCCCCGCTCGACCAGGCCGACGCCTCCGCGGACGCCGACCCCGCCGACGAGGCCCCCGCCCCGGTGCCCGAGCCGGAGATCGCCGCGGCGTCCGGCATCGCCGACGAGCTCGAGTTCGCGGGCGAGCCGGATCCCGGGTACGTGCCGTCCCCCGTGGACCTCCCGGCCGGGACCGTGCCGGCGGATGCGGCGACGTCCGGTGCTCCGTCGGCCGACGCTCCGTCGTCCGGTGCTCCGTCGGCCGACGCCCCGTCGTCCGGTGCTCCGCTCGCCGGCGAGGTGCTGACGGGCGAGCTCGAAGCGGATCCCGAGCCCGTCGACGACGCGACCGCCGAGCTGGTGCTCGAGCCCATCGCGGACGGGGACGACGACCTGCGCCTCCCGGAGCCCGCCGCCGACGGCGCCGTGGATTCCGCGGTGGTGGACGCCGAGCTCGTCGAGGAGCCGGCCCCCGAGGCGCCCGCCGAGACGCCGACCGACGACCTCGTGGACCTGACGCCCCGCGTCGACACGGGACTCGACGAGGACGCGGGGGTCGTCGACGACCCCGTGGAGGCCGCGGATGCTCCCGCCCACGCCGGCCCGTCGACCCCGGCCGCGCTCGCGGCGCGCGAGGAGGTCGCGGAGGTGGTCCGGCCTGGCGCCGATGCCGATGCCGATGCCGATGCCGATGCCGATGCCGATGCCGATGCCGATGACGCAGACGCAGACGCAGACGCAGACGCCGATGTCGCCGGCGCGCGTGCAGCCGGTGCCGGTGCGGACGCCGGCGCACACACGGACCCGCAGGATCACGCGGCGGACGCCCACGAAGATCTCGACGCGGCCCCGGCCCCGCTCGCCCCTGCCGCCGCGGCCGCCCGTGCCGCCGCCATGGCCTGGGCTGCCGGGTCCCCGGTCGCACCCACGGCCACGGCCACGGCCACGGCCGCTGCCGCCGCGGCGTCCAGCTCCGCCGCGTCCGACGATCCCGCTTCCCACGCCCACTCCGCCGAGAGCCGCCCTGCCGACGTCACGCCGGAGCCGACGGGCACCGTGTCCGAGCCGACTCCACCCGACGCGCACGACGCGACGGCCGCGCTCGCCGCTCCGGCCGACGAGGCCGCTCCGGGGGCGCCGTTCGCTGCCGAGGCGCCGTCCGCTCCGGAGGCGCCGTCCGCTTCCGAGCGACGGGATCCGGCCGGTCCTGGCGCGGACCGCGACGCCACCGCCCCAGACCGGGACGCGCCCCTCGCGGACGACCGGGTGGATCGGGCCGACCGCGGTCCCGTCGCGTCCGACGACGAGCCCGTCGACGCCATCGCGCTCCTCTTCGGCGACGTCGCCGAGGACGCGGATGACGACAACCGCGCCACCGAGTCCGACCGCCCCGTCCCCGACGACGGCGAGGACCGCACGCGCGTCCTCCCGGTGGTCGGGGCCGCCGCCGCCGTGGCCGGTGCCGCCGCCCCGGGCGCGCATCCGGATCGCGCCGCCCCGACGGTCGCCGTCCCCGCCGCTCCACGTGCCGACGCCGGGTCCCCGCGGGAGACCCGCTCCGACGCCGGGTCCCCGCGGGAGACGCGCTCCGACGCCGCATCCGCATCCGTCCCGCCCCCGTACGCCGCGCCGCCCGCCCCGCGCCCGCCCGCGCCCCGCGCGCCCGTCCTCGACGCCGCCCGCGTCCCCGCGCCACCCGCGTCCCCGCCCCGGCGTGCGAGCGGACCCCGCGGCCCCCGCCGCACCGCCCTCTGGGTCGGCGGCGCGATCCTCCTGGTGCTGCTCCTCGTCGGCCTGTTCTACCTGGGCCAGCGGCTCGCCTCCTCCGCCGCGCCCGACGCCGCCCCCGTGGCGACCGCGACGGCCGCCGCCGAGGAGACGCCGACCCCGTCGCCCACCCCGACGGATCCGGTGCAGGGCCCGGCCGCGGCGGGCACCCAGGCCTGGGATGCGCTGCTCGGCGGCGAGTGCCTCGAGCCGTACACGACGCCGTGGGAGGAGGAGTTCACGGTCGTCGACTGCGGATCCGAGCACCACGCCCAGATGGTCGCCCGCGTCGCGCTGCCCCAGACCGGCGACGCGTTCCCCGGCGAGGACGCCGTGCGCGACTCCGCCGACGAGCTCTGCATCGCCGACACCGTGATCGACTACGGCGCGGCGCGCGCCTACGCGGACGTGCAGTACCAGTCCGCCTACCCCATCACGCAGGACGAGTGGACGGCCGGCGACCGCGACGCCTACTGCTTCGTCTCGCGCGCCGGCGGCGGCACCTTCACGGGCAGCATCGGCAAGCCGCAGCCGCCCGTCGTCCCCTAGCCCCGACGACGCGGCCGCGGATCAGAGCTCGGACTCGACCGGCTCCGGATCCAGCAGCTCGGTGACGCCCGAGAGCACCTCGTCGGGCCGGAACGGGTAGCGCTCGATCTCGGCGCGGTCGCTGATGCCCGTGAGCACGAGCACCGTGTGGAGGCCCGCCTCGATGCCGGCGATGATGTCCGTGTCCATCCGGTCGCCGATCATGCCGGTGCTCTCGGAGTGCGCGCCGATCTTGTTGAGCGCCGAGCGGAACATCATCGGGTTGGGCTTGCCGACGATGTACGGCTCCTTGCCCGTGGCCTTCGAGATGAGCGCGAGCACCGCGCCCGTCGCGGGCAGCACGCCCTCGGCGCTCGGCCCGGTCGCGTCGGGGTTCGTCGCGATGTAGCGCGCGCCGCCGTTGATGAGGCGGATGGCCCGCGTGATCGCCTCGAACGAGTAGTTGCGCGTCTCGCCGATGACCACGAAGTCCGGCTTGGTGTCGGTCATGATGAAGCCCGCCTCGTGCAGCGCGGTCGTGAGGCCGGCCTCGCCGATGACGAACGCGGATCCGCCGGGCATCTGCTGCTCGAGGAACGCGGCGGTCGCGAGGGCGCTGGTCCAGATCGCCGACTCGGGCACGTGCAGGCCGGACGCGCGGAGCCGGGCGGAGAGGTCGCGCGGCGTGAAGATGCTGTTGTTCGTGAGCACGAGGAAGGGCTTGCCCTGGTCCTGCCACTGCTGGATGAGGGCCGCCGCGCCGGGCAGGGCCTGGTTCTCGTGCACGAGCACGCCGTCCATGTCGGTGAGCCAGCAGTCCATCTCGTCGCGCGTCGCCATGGGGTTCCCTCTCGTCGTGGGACGAGGCTACCGCCGTGGGATGGCGGGCGGCCGGGCGCGGGGCGGGCGTCCGCCGCGCGCGTCACCGGATGTCCGCCCGGCGTCCGCCGCGGTGTCGGCCCGCCCTCGTAGGGTCGGGGCATGCACGCACTGCCGACCGGATCCCTGCGCCTCGTCCACCTCAGCGACACCCACCTCCTCCGCGACGGCGGCCTCCACCAGGGCGTCGTCGACACGGCCGCCGCGCTCGACCGCGTGCTCGCCGAGGCCGACCGGATCCCGGAGGTCCGGCTCCTCGTCGGCTCCGGCGACCTCTCGGAGGACGGCACCCCGGAGTCGTACGCGCTGCTGCGCGAGCGGCTGGATCCGTGGGCCGCGTCGCGCGGCGCCGCCGTCGTCCTCTCGCCCGGCAACCACGACGTCCGCTCCGCCTTCCGCCTCGTGCTCGGCGACGGACACGGCGCCCCCGGCACCGACGACGGGCGCGATCCCGCCGCCGTCCCGCCCGTCGACGGCGTGACGATCGTCGACGGCTGGCGCATCGCGACACTCGACACCTCGGTGCCCGGCAAGGGCTACGGCGCGCTCCGCGAGCAGCAGCTCGACGCGCTCGGCGAGCTGCTCGCCACGCCGTCCGAGCGCGGCACGGTCCTCGTGCTGCACCACCCGCCGGTGGCCGCGCCGACGACGCTGCACGAGTCGCTCGCGCTGCAGGATCCGGGCCGGCTGGCGGAGATCGTGCGGGGGAGCGACGTGCGCGTGATCCTCTCGGGGCACTACCACCACCACATCGTGGGATCGCTCGCGGGCGTGCCCGTGCTCGTCGCGCCGGGCGTCGCGAACGAGACGGACGTGGCGGCCACGCCGGGCACGGAGCGCATCGTGCGCGGATCCGGGTTCCTCGTGGTCGACGTGGATCCCGCGGGCTGCGTCGTCTCGGTCGTGGTGCGCGCGCACGCGGCGGACGACGGCGAGGAGGTCGCGGTGCTCGACGCGGAGCTGGTGCGGCGGGTCATGGCGGAGGCGGGGGCGCCGGCGCGGCCCTGACGGGCGTGCCCGTGCGCGGGGTGCCCCTGCGCGGCGTGCCCGTGCGCGGCGCCGGAGGGCGGCCGACGCGGTGGCCCGGACATGACGGAGGCGGCGATCCCGTGGGGATCGCCGCCTCGGTCCGAGACCGGTGAGGGTCTACTTGAAGACGTCCTTGACGTCCTCGCCCGCCTTCTTCGCGGACGCGGCGGCCTGGTCCTTCTGGCCCTCGGCCTTGAGGTCCTGGTCGCCCTTGTGGTCGCCGAGCGCCTCCTTGGCCTTGCCGGCGATGTCCTGAGCAGCGTTCTTGATCTTGTCGTCGAGACCCATGATCTCCTCCTCACTGAGGCCACCGGGTGCGGCCCTCGTCTGCAATGTAGGACCGGCGGCTCCTGGATGGCTGGCAGATGCGCGGTCCGTGTCCGCTGAGCGAATGGCGGCCGTGCCGGTGGGGTCCGCGGGATCGCGCAAGGGCCTTCCGCCCGGCGGCCGGGGCACCCTAGGCTCCCTCACCGTGATCCTCTTCGGGGTGCTCCCCCTCCTCGTGGCCGTGTGCGCGCTCGTCGACCTCATCACCCGTCCGGACGACCAGGTGAAGCACCTGCCGAAGCTGGTGTGGATCCTGCTGATCGTGTTCCTGCCGCTCATCGGCAGCATCGTGTGGTTCTGCGTCGGCCACGACTGGGACGCGCGGCGCGAGCCCGTCGGCCCGCCCGACCGGAGCGCCGCCTACGAGCGCGCGGCCGTCGCGGTCGACCGACGCGTGCGCAGCACCGAGCAGCAGCTCGCCGACCTCGAGGAGGAGGAGCGGCACTACGCCCGGATCGCGCGGATGCGGCAGATCCAGGCCGAGCAGGCGGTGCAGGCGGCGCGCGCCGCGGGTCCCGCCCGGCCGTCGCGCGCGATCGAGCCCGGATCCGCGCCCGAGCGGTAGTCCCTCCCCAGGTCGCGCGCCGTCGCGCTCTCCCTCCGCGGGGTCTCCGCGCGAGGGCTCGGTCGGGGGCGGATGGGAGCATGGCCCCATGCCCGACACCGCCACGCCGCCCTCCTCCGCCGCGCCCTCCGACCTCCGGTCCGCCGCCCGGGAGCACCTCTCGCGGCTCGTCGGGGTCGCGGGCGCCGACTTCCACGACGGGCAGTTCGAGGCCATCGAGGCGCTCGTGCAGGACCGGTCCCGCGCGCTCGTCGTGCAGCGCACCGGATGGGGCAAGTCGGCGGTCTACTTCGTCGCGACCCTGCTCCTCCGCCAGCAGGGGCTCGGCCCCACGCTGCTCGTCTCGCCGCTCCTCGCGCTCATGCGCGACCAGGTCGCCGCCGCGCGGCGGGCCGGCGTCCGCGCGGTCGCCATGAACTCCAGCAACGCCCACGAGTGGGACGACCTGCTGCGCGCGCTCGACGCCGACGAGGTCGACCTCCTGCTCGTCTCGCCGGAGCGCCTCAACAACCCGCGCTTCCGCGACGAGCAGCTCCCGGCCCTCCGCGCTCGGCTCGGCCTCCTGGTGGTCGACGAGGCGCACTGCATCTCCGACTGGGGCCACGACTTCCGGCCGGACTACCGCCGCCTCCGCGACCTCATCTCCTCGGTCGACGAGCGGGTGCCCGTGCTCGCCACCACCGCCACGGCGAACTCGCGCGTGGTGGCCGACGTGGAGGAGCAGCTGAGCGTCGGATCCACCGGGGGCGGCGCCGTCGAGATGGAGCGCGTGCCCGTGGTCACCATCCGCGGGCCGCTCGCCCGGCGCTCGCTGCGGCTCGGCGTGCTCCGGCTCGAGAACAGCAGGGACCGGCTCGGCTGGCTCCTCAGCCACCTCGACGAGCTGCCCGGCAGCGGCATCATCTACGCGCTCACCGTCTCCGCCGCGCAGGACACGGCACGGTTGCTGCGCGACGCCGGCCACGCGGTCAAGGCGTACACGGGGCGCGACGACCCGGCCGACCGCGAGCAGGCGGAGGGCGAGCTGCAGCGCAACGAGGTCAAGGCGCTCGTCGCCACCAGCGCGCTCGGCATGGGGTTCGA
It encodes the following:
- a CDS encoding Asp23/Gls24 family envelope stress response protein, whose amino-acid sequence is MSGIGPGDPGERLPVGPAEPVQPGVPAGPAQAVQPVQPGVPADPAAPVVPPADAAPVVPPADAAPVVPPADAAPAPAPDADGDPVDMVALADYLDRGRTPRIAAYEDDPDTRNALRALEHMRDLGRELVEAEAEEADAPGDDFFRGVLAHISRESRAGRDIPLSHPDPGVRLALTEGAVRTLVRQAGDEVPGVLIGRCTLDGDVTRAGEPVRVALTMSVVWGDPLPELAQRVRERVHAALLRHTELRVEAIDVTVVDVQARPAPEEEAGR
- a CDS encoding RNA polymerase sigma factor — its product is MALSSSLQDAGDGILAERAADGDARAFEVLVRRHASYMRAFAIRLTGSRADADDAVQEALITAWDRLPTLEKPHRVKSWLLQIVSRKSIDRIRARRPVDDIDDHEIADRLTSPERDAETSSQMRALAVVLDALPREQREVWMLREVGGFSYEEIAERLGATPSTIRGRLSRARTTVMTSMEAWR
- a CDS encoding Asp23/Gls24 family envelope stress response protein, which produces MSDTNPSTPTPADVTRVAPASAGAVAPGALAEGDTVVTDGVVAKVAGLAVRDIPGVHALGGGAARVIGQLRDRIGQTDLTQGISVEAEEAGVSFQVTLVAEYGVPLQDVAADVRAAITDAVTELVGRSVTRVDVTIADIVLPGEGSDDDAEAPAV
- a CDS encoding NAD(P)-dependent oxidoreductase, which produces MTDDTAAAPASAPASDGPPRVALLGTGVMGSGMSRSILRAGLPLTVWNRSAERAAPLADDGATVAATAADAVRDADVVVVMLFDQDAVLEVLADVAPALRPDAVVLQSSTVGVEGTRRIAALAAEHGIRFVDAPVLGTRGPAEQGLLVHLVSGSADDLAVARPVLEATGSRTVVAGDAAGPGSALKLACNAWIASITAATGQSLGLARLLGVEPRLFLDAIAGGAADTPYAHLKGGSMLAGELAPSFALDGLLKDVTLMLAALDGADAHDFDTAMLEALRETYAEASAAGHGGDDVAAVGTVFGLPAASDA
- the pyrE gene encoding orotate phosphoribosyltransferase, producing the protein MTTSDARQQLIDHIKRDAVFHGDFTLTSGKKATYYVDLRRVSLDHRVAPLIGQVMLDLIADVPDVAAVGGLTMGADPIAAAILHQGAAVGRGYDAFVVRKEPKDHGRGRQVEGPDLQGTRVIVVEDTSTTGGSPLKAIEALEKVGAEIAAVAVVVDRSTDARAVIEAAGHRYLYAIGLEDLGLA
- a CDS encoding septum formation family protein, with the translated sequence MDGQAPPGGGSGDDRDRSGDDDPFAVRPATDADRERPVRPLSPIGWGRSADVEPEPADRDDARQRQAEADEIAAAQEEGIDPAPADAPTAPADDILAGIAPLDPTEDADRIAPLDQADASADADPADEAPAPVPEPEIAAASGIADELEFAGEPDPGYVPSPVDLPAGTVPADAATSGAPSADAPSSGAPSADAPSSGAPLAGEVLTGELEADPEPVDDATAELVLEPIADGDDDLRLPEPAADGAVDSAVVDAELVEEPAPEAPAETPTDDLVDLTPRVDTGLDEDAGVVDDPVEAADAPAHAGPSTPAALAAREEVAEVVRPGADADADADADADADADADDADADADADADVAGARAAGAGADAGAHTDPQDHAADAHEDLDAAPAPLAPAAAAARAAAMAWAAGSPVAPTATATATAAAAAASSSAASDDPASHAHSAESRPADVTPEPTGTVSEPTPPDAHDATAALAAPADEAAPGAPFAAEAPSAPEAPSASERRDPAGPGADRDATAPDRDAPLADDRVDRADRGPVASDDEPVDAIALLFGDVAEDADDDNRATESDRPVPDDGEDRTRVLPVVGAAAAVAGAAAPGAHPDRAAPTVAVPAAPRADAGSPRETRSDAGSPRETRSDAASASVPPPYAAPPAPRPPAPRAPVLDAARVPAPPASPPRRASGPRGPRRTALWVGGAILLVLLLVGLFYLGQRLASSAAPDAAPVATATAAAEETPTPSPTPTDPVQGPAAAGTQAWDALLGGECLEPYTTPWEEEFTVVDCGSEHHAQMVARVALPQTGDAFPGEDAVRDSADELCIADTVIDYGAARAYADVQYQSAYPITQDEWTAGDRDAYCFVSRAGGGTFTGSIGKPQPPVVP
- a CDS encoding HAD-IIA family hydrolase, translating into MATRDEMDCWLTDMDGVLVHENQALPGAAALIQQWQDQGKPFLVLTNNSIFTPRDLSARLRASGLHVPESAIWTSALATAAFLEQQMPGGSAFVIGEAGLTTALHEAGFIMTDTKPDFVVIGETRNYSFEAITRAIRLINGGARYIATNPDATGPSAEGVLPATGAVLALISKATGKEPYIVGKPNPMMFRSALNKIGAHSESTGMIGDRMDTDIIAGIEAGLHTVLVLTGISDRAEIERYPFRPDEVLSGVTELLDPEPVESEL
- a CDS encoding metallophosphoesterase — encoded protein: MHALPTGSLRLVHLSDTHLLRDGGLHQGVVDTAAALDRVLAEADRIPEVRLLVGSGDLSEDGTPESYALLRERLDPWAASRGAAVVLSPGNHDVRSAFRLVLGDGHGAPGTDDGRDPAAVPPVDGVTIVDGWRIATLDTSVPGKGYGALREQQLDALGELLATPSERGTVLVLHHPPVAAPTTLHESLALQDPGRLAEIVRGSDVRVILSGHYHHHIVGSLAGVPVLVAPGVANETDVAATPGTERIVRGSGFLVVDVDPAGCVVSVVVRAHAADDGEEVAVLDAELVRRVMAEAGAPARP
- a CDS encoding CsbD family protein; protein product: MGLDDKIKNAAQDIAGKAKEALGDHKGDQDLKAEGQKDQAAASAKKAGEDVKDVFK
- a CDS encoding PLD nuclease N-terminal domain-containing protein, with amino-acid sequence MILFGVLPLLVAVCALVDLITRPDDQVKHLPKLVWILLIVFLPLIGSIVWFCVGHDWDARREPVGPPDRSAAYERAAVAVDRRVRSTEQQLADLEEEERHYARIARMRQIQAEQAVQAARAAGPARPSRAIEPGSAPER